TAAAATgtaatacattatatatataactctatAAAGCATAACTGTTACCAAAAGTATTTATAATCGCTAACCATACCAAACATATTTCTAATTGTTGAAAAAACATTAATCATTCTCTTGTAATGTAACACGAAGTAATTTTTACCTGTTATGATGCTCTTTAGGGATTGATGGTAGAATTTCATTGGCCCTTTCCAAATCACCACGCATCACAAGTGTCTTGTACTCAATCAAGCTTAGAAGCAGTGTGTATCCCATAACACTGagaaaacaattgataaacagaAAAATAGTCagattatttcaatttaaaactttgAAGAATCAAAACAGAAGTATCACTTACTTAAACTCTTTGTCAATCAAATAAACACGACTTTGATTTGCCAGATATCCCAACAAGTACATAGGGCGATCCAAATGAAACATTGTAGTAACCTAAATACATAACATTATGCATCAAAAGGTCTCAGATTATGCTtgtaattcaattaaaaaggaATGCAAGCACTTCTTTATTTAAACTAGAACTCTATATGGAAAAAGAGTTACTACCTCACCACCAACGCAGTAGTTAAGTCTCCAAGAGGAATTGTTGTAGATAAAGCAATCCCCAACCCAGATGCCTGTCCTAACACGCTCATTCATTTCATGTAAGAGTTCAAAAGCATCTTCAACACCTTCCTCGTCTACCGGTTTTCCACTGTCTAAATGTGACATAACAACATCACGCTGCAATAATGCAAGTCAAAATGTGTAAATAGCACTACCGGTGAAGATCTGACAAATATCACCCAGCAAAATTGTAGGGGTCAAAACAGGCTTCATAGCAAGGAAAcagtataagaaaaaaatgaaggtcATGAGAATCCTCACATTGTACTTCAGAATGTAGAATGATGTATCACTAGCAATCGTCACTAGATCACCACTGTCAGCCCAGTAGAGGTTCTGACAcaagaaatttaacaaaattaaatttaaaatgcaataaGAATGAAAGGAGCAGATAAATATCTATTACCTAATCAAAGTACTTACTTTCACATTGACATCGATGCGATATATCAACCTGCATTCAGCCCAATCATAAAAGCAGATGAAGTCGTTGGAGCACATTGCCAATAAAGCGCCACCAAATATTCTTTCAGCTGAAAATGTTGGTCGGACACTCCTCTTTTCCTGAAATACCCATTGTTTGAATTCCAACTTAGTATTCCCTAGAGCAACTTTATTTCAATTTGGAGATCACTATAAAACAATGAGGATTAAATTTTAGTGAACTTATTCAATaaatgaagatgaaaaataGAAGTCCTGATTTTCACTTTGAAGCAATTTGTCAAACTCTAGTgctgatatatttattttatgaggAAAATTAATAGCTCACATAGTTTAATTAGACACTCCTTGACATGAACTGATTGGTAATAAAAGTAACTCTATTAAATATTTGGAATATGACCACTGTAACTAATATAACTCCAGAAACTAATCCATACAATACAACTATGGAAAACAGAACAAGAATAGAAAGAAAGGATAGAGATACTGATAGGAAGTTAAAAGTATATgtaagaagaaataaaagatgaaagaatTACAAAGCCGGAAAGATGGCTGAGGGGAGGGAGAtcagatattttcttttgagtATAGACTGGACATATTTTTCACTGGAGGAAGGTAGGCTTCCTTGGAGGAAAGTATACTTGTATTTTTGATACTTTAAAGAATcaataatacatacatacatacatacatacttTCAGTTTTGTTGTTCGAGTGTTGAAGTAAGAAGAGAGTATAGATTGGATTACTTGCACAAAGTAACCTAACACATACTGCAATACTTAGGGACTGCTTCTAAATTCTTGTTTAAAGTATCTCTCCAGGTCTGAAAGATTCAATCAGTTCTGCcattaatttcttatttagATACATAGGATATTCATGAGCCAACAATCAATCATGCAAGTTACTTTCAAGATATATACGTCACATTTTCTTGGAGAAAGTATGATACCTTCCTTTGATTGAATTACTTTGATGCCCAAAAAATATGAGACATCCAAGATCTTAAGTCTAAAAGTGATTGCATAAATGCTTCTTTAGTTGAGATATTTTAGCATCATCATTCTTTATAATGACTTTGTCATCAATATACACAATCAAGTAAACACATTCTCCAAGAGAGATATGACACTAAAAGCCTGATGATATGCTTCATTGCACTTTAGTTCAAAGCTGTGAACAATGTGACCAAATTTTCCAAGTCAAACGTGTGGACATTCCTTGAGACCATAGAGAGACCGACAAAACTTTGAAAGCAACCTAGACTTCCGTTAAGCAACAAATCCAACAAGTTGCTCCAAAAGGATTTCTTCCTTTACAAATAACTatgaagaaattttttattaatatccaATTGAAGAAGCCAACAGTGAATAATTGTCATGCCAAAAAAGAGTCGGACAAATGTCAAATGAGAAAAAGTTTCATCATAATCTGAGTATACCTTTTTGTTGAATCACTTACTGCTAATTCAAAAGCTACAACTAATAGCCAAAGTACAACTATTTTTCTCAAGAGCATCGCATCCCAAACACCACAATTTCATTGACTTAACTCAGATGACCTTTGTCATCGTATAATTGATGCCACATGCAACAATCATTGCGACTTAACTCAAATGACCTTTGTCATCGTATAATTTATGCCACCTACAACAATCTATCCCTCAACAATTGTCCTACTAGGAATAAAACTCTGATTTTGACTTGACTTATCTAGCCTAAGTCACAAAACAATTGATATAACCTACAACAATCTCCACATTAACAATTGTGCCACTAAGAATGAAACTCGTGATTATATAGCCTTGATTCCAATTCTTGAATCAAGCTCTTACCACTAAgccaaaagttaatttttaacgTAATGGTACATGCTTGATCAAACACCTTTCGCCACCAATCTAGTTTTAAGATGATCAACTTCAAAATATAACCCAACTTTAATGGAGTAAGTCCATCAACaccaaaattgttttattaCCATGTGGAAGAGGAACTAATTCCTATGTACTACTACTATGATCAAGAGACTGAATTTCAACAATCACCGTTTACAACATCTATAATGcttcattcatatttttatgagtTGTAATAGATGCTACAAATGAGATCAATGAAAAAGTAGGAACGCCAAATCAATGATAGCTTAGAAAATTGTAAATAGGATGACGATACAAATACATTTCTGAAAAGCAATACGTCAACCAAAATCTTTATCACCAAGAGTCATGGTATTGATGATGGTGTAGGACTTGATGAAAAGGAATCAACATGCAACATTGGACCAATCACTTGTGTCTTAAATGAGTAGGCGATAATGATTTTGATGGAGTTGGAGCAGGAGAGAGCATCTTTGTGTATTAGTTTGATTTAAGGTGTCATGTGCAGGAGATACCAACAATGTTTCAACTACTAGAAAATAGGTAAGACTTGTCGGATTGTATGGAAGAAGAAACAACCTTAGATCCATCAGCGAAGGTTGCGCAGTGAGGAAATTtagaagaaatggaaaagattAAGGAAGTCTTACCAAAAATATGATCAAAAGTACTTCTATTGGCTACCCATAAACTTTGGTTTTCGACGGATTGTGATGGACAAACTGTTGAAAAATTGGGATTCGTAAAAGGTTGAGCTAGACTGATGGGTTTTAAcctcaaatatttaaatattcttcaTCAGAAAGTTTTGGTTCAACCATTTCATATTTGGAGATATTGGCTGtcttataaagaaaaaacagaaaaccgTGCCTAGAGAAGTACTTCTCTTGAGCATTACCCTTTTCGTAACAATAGGAGCATTAAGGACATCCTCACCTACCAAACTCTCCTCTATGTCACAATCTCTCCTTTATGAGTACATACAATAGCGTAGGATTCATGAAGATTTATGCTTATAAGGGTTGGGAGACGAAGAAGTCGTGATGTTAAGCTCTTCATTGATGGAACTTCTTGAGCAATTAAGATTTGATCTCAAATATGATCAAAATTCGTTCAACTTCTTAATTTATTCTAGTGAATAACCTTCTAAGAAAATCTTTAACTCCACCATAACATTGAATTTCAGCAATGAAAGATGTTATGTCATGATTTGTTTCTTTATGAGATGTCAGCATAAAGCCGTTGAACGCTATTTGCAAAAACACCGAGTCTTCCTCAAAAAAAATTCACACATTTTGAATTCTAAGGGTTCCCAAAATGTTGGGTTTCACAACAGTCAAAACAAAGTGCAAAGTTGAAACTGTAGCTTATTCCATTGTTCAAAATTTTTCTAATGATATTTCACTGCTATCCTTTTCCAAGTGATTATGGAAATCTTGGCCAACAAAATGCATACCAAGTTAGGAAAATTTTCCATTAAACTTTTCGGGGTAAATGAGCAAAAAAATGGGCAGGCTCAAAAGAGACTTTTGGTGGAAAGGGTACAAACGGAAACCCAGAAGGTGTTCAAGAAGGTCAATGCTTCAACTAGTAGAAGGACAGAAAGAGGATTAAAACAGGGACTAAAGTGCCTGGCGAAACCACTGAGGTGGAATGAGGTAGCTCTAGTGACCAAAAGGCAGCACATGGAACCCATGCCTTGGCGCAAATTAGTGGTGTAAGGAGGGATTTGCCCCTATGATCAGTTGGGTTATGTGTCACTCAGAGATGTTCTGGATCTGGTGCATGCTGGAGAGAAAGACAATAGCCAGCAACAAAAGACAGCAAACAATGTTTTCCTCGTCAAACAATAACAGGTAGAGCACACACACACAGATGTGTATCTTGCAACAaaagaacaaagagaaaataagaaacagAATAAAGTGCACTCCTAGGATTCTAGATGATATACAGATACAACAAAAGAACAGCTTTTACAAAGTTGCTTAGaagatatataaattattctaaCAGTTCTCATCACAACTTTCATTATACAAAGCACaatattataaagtttttaatgaaGTACAGACCTGGAAATTTTTGCTAAAGATTTTAATCTTTGATGTACTCTCTCTGACGGCATATTCTCCCTCAAAAGACCAAACAAATTCCAGTGCTGAACCAAATGACCTATTTCTCCAAGCCAATGCAGTGTATATAATATACTCACCATCTCCACATACAACAACAAACCTCCCATTTGGATTGTGCTTTAAATTCTgcacaaaaaattaaatcaacaatCAGCAACCAACCACCCATAAAACATTGCTGATGATGATATGATTGAACCAGAAAGAAGAACTATtctattaaaactaaaatatatgaatatagaTTAGAAACTACAAAAGATAATTCCAAACTAGCGACTGGTTTGCTATATTACATAGATTCCTAAGTTTAACAACACAAGATCCCTGCTATTAATACATGTTTGGGTTATGGAATGCATTAGGAACCTATCAACTTCCACTTGAGCATCCCAGAGATGATTTTGACTCAAAAggacatgtttttttattttttatatcaactgtgattttgtttctaaaagCATGTTTaactaaaagtgaaaaaaagtaGCTTTTGTATTGAGTTGAGAAAATTAAGTCCTActttatctaaaatttaagtttaaaacaaATAGTACTTCAGTTCAAGCTTACCTGTAACTAAATCAATTATGTAAGCACTCAACCAAACACACCTAAATTTTGCATCTCAACACCTGCCGCTACATAGTGGTATATAAACAAGATCTAAACGGGGATGGTTAGATGACCAATTTAATCTTACATGTAAACTCAATCTTTTTtaatacaaagaaaatagaaacttaaGAAATTTATGTAACATGATATTTAATGATTCATGAAACATGAGAAAATACCGATGATGAGGTCAATGTAAATGTACCAAAATGTCTAATTTGCTAAAGTAAAAATGCTTTCTGAATTTGCCAAATTTTGCATTAGAgcgaaaataattaaaaatagaaaagttgtaattaaaaataaaaaaaccaggCAACAGAATGAAAAAAAGCATATTAACTCACTTGGGGATAGAGATCACATGTGCCCAACTCCTTAACAGCTAAAGGTAACCTTTCTCCGTCAGCAATCTAAGAAGCATAGTACTTGCACATGTCactaaaaataaagagaacTTGACAGTTCATGCTAGCAAATTATTCAGCCAAAAATTTATCATAGAGCTCACACCTCAACATCTGCTCCTACACTTTTGATATTGACAGTCTGAATTTCATTATGCTTAGCCCAAATAATTTTCCCGCTGTTGTCCATGCTAGCCACAGGTACCTCTCGACCAAGTTTGACCATAATAGTTCCTTCATCATAGCCAATCACAACTCTGTTTGAATGCACCCAATAATTTTGGTTATGAAAAAAGAGTAAAGTCAAGGAAACTTCATAATACAGGCTCAATTTTCCACAGCAATCTCCTAATCACACTGTTCAAggacataaaaaatttattaagaaactacaaaaaaattatccacaAAAAAGCTCACCGACGTGAACCCTTCAAGTATCCAATAGCCCAGACTCTTTCAAGGCCATAGTTCAATGTGTTTTCCAGCCTGCAAGCAGATCAAACCATAAAAACAAATTTCGAAAATATACTTCCAATAAATATAGCAACAGCTTAAAAACAGACACCtgaaattaaatagaaaaatggaGAAATAAATATGGCCTATCAATCTCAATATGTgctatcttaattttaaatcaaatctaGACATTATAGTCACCAAAATAAACCTTTCTACTCTTTTTATGTGCCTATACAAACAGAATAAACAAAAAAGGCAGACCCATATAAGTTTTGTTCTCTAAGGTCAAAAGTCAACCATAAACAAATAATCCAATTTCCAACACGAGTGATGacgattgaagaaaaatatctaGAGGAAAGTGACAAATGCAATAAGCATAATGTTAAACCTCATAACTTAGTAATCTGTGCATTCCACTTTACCTATAAGTTGTGGAGTGCCATATGCGTACTGTACCATCTTCAGAACCAGTAATGATTATAGGAAGTTCAGGATGGAAGCATACAGCAGATACATTGTGTGTGTGACCTTCTAGGGTCTGGACACAACCTTTGGTCTGATAATCCCATACCTGTTTCGTAAGTTTCAACTGTTATTCCTCTTCATATGTTATATgcatatatgtgtgtgtataatTGGATAAACAGATaaatcaaagaagaaaacaaacaagaacaaatattaaaacaaaacctTGGCAGTGTGATCGTCAGAACCAGTGATTAGATATGGTTTGTCACCACCTGTAAAATAATCAACACAATTTACTCCTTTCTGATGCGCATCCAATGTAAAATTAGGGTCAGGTGAGCCAAGGTTCCAAATCtgacaaagaagaaaacagTTGCGTGGATGCATTATATCATAGGATCATagatctatttatttttttggcaCAGAAggaaacaatataaatataccTTTATGGTCCGATCAAGAGATGCACTGGCAAAGGTGTTTGTGTCTTTGGGATTAAATGTGACTTGCATGACATAATGAGAATGGCCTTCAAATATTTGGGTACAGACCCAGCCTTTTTCCCAATCCCAGAGTTTTATGAGCATATCATCAGATGATGAAAGCACATAAGGAAGGGTGGGATGAACTGCCACACACCTAATGTAATCAGTATGTGCTTCAAATACTTTGACCTTATCCATCgtgttataattatatacacGAATAAACATATCATCGGCTCCGGCAACAACCCATTGTCTTCGTGCAATAAACTTGGCAGATCTAACTGCAAAATTATGTTGCATATGAGCTCTAGTGGTTTTAAGAAAATGCATCAAGAGCTAGATATACAAACAAATGGACTAAATAAGATTCATAACTTCATGTACCTGGTAACTCGGTAACCTCAAAAGATTTGGCCATGGtctgaaatataataaataaaattatgttaataacAGAAGCAAATGTCCATTGAAATTAACAACAACCCGTTTAAAGCAGCAGTTTTGtgaagaatttaaatataaaacaggAAACTGAGAAACTAGCATCCCATATTAACAATCTATGAAGAGACAAGGAATGTGTCACAAGCTTAGGCATTATAAACAAACAACCAAGACCAAGACCCATTATAGAAAAACAAGACTACAAATCCTAACCCGATACGCTAGAAACTGTAAAAATCAAGCTTGCATAATATGAAGTGTTAGAAGCAAAGCAAAAGCCAAACGATGATCGTAATATCTAcagttattcaaattttatcaaGCTATGAATACGTGCTTAAGTCTCACAGTTCAAAAGCCTTATAAAGGCATCCAAAATATTCGGAAGCACATAATTTTATCTAAATGTCTTCCAAACACAGACTCTGGGATCTGGTAAATAAGATTACTAACTGGTCTTACTTTAGAAACTTCAAAAGGGTGTGATATGGATTAAAAAAGCACACAGTATACCCATCAAATTATTGACCAGTATGTAAATTTCACACAAGTCCCAGTTTCTATTCATTTTACAGTACAAAATACTATAACATTTTCTAGCCATGCTTCAAGACAAAATCACTTAAAGAGCACCATTTATTCGTTCAATATTTTCTCCATGTAATGAGTCACTACATCATACAGTATTATGTTcaataaatcatataatatagatacttgaaaattttgaaGGAATCCTGGATAGAATAGGTCCCCCTCTATTTGAATTAGTGGTTCATTATATATTGGCACCATGCAAAAGTTAGCTTGTTCGTAGATCAATCGATAAACACCCCGTGTCTATCAAAGTGCCAAAATAGACATATCAACCATTACATTTCTcagttaggaaaaaaaaaaaaaaactctttcatGACAATATACATAAAGAATTGCACACCTGAGATTGGTAGTTCCAGATACAGACAGTTCCAGAGTATAAACTCGCCAGAATCCTGCATTGACAAGGTTGCTTCAGGTAATTAATTGAATGAGACCAACCTTGGATGACAAACATCACAACCTTGGATGACAAACATCACTACTAGTGACTAAATCCCCGCGAACTACATATATTCCCAATAATAAAGTTTCCTCacatcataaattaaattcagaAACAAAACAACAGCAGAATAAGAGGCATTACCATGGTTCTGTTGGATGTAGATCCACACATTTTACTCTTTCTGATCTTTGCGCAAGCTTTCGCTGATCAAATATTACAATAACAAGTTAGACTAAGCATCCAGAAAGTCAATCATTCACACTACGCTTAGTTTCCAAGAAATCTAATCTCGTAGGcagtgaaattaaaaaaaaaaaaatccacaggaaaccaaaaacaaatataCATTGATTCAAAATACAAACAGAATTACCTTGATTTCGAGTCTGAGAGGCTGCAAGTGCAAGtaacaagagaaaaaacaaacaaacaacaaaaaatacgAGTCAGTGCACGGTCCAGAGTAGAtcacattgaaattgaaatagCAAGAGCTAGGAAAGCGAATTGCGACGCTCTAATTTCAAGTAACAGGTAGAAAAGCATTCGACACTGAAAGAGAGAATGGCGAGAAGATAAAGCATTGAATCGAAGGTAATTCGGTCCAGATCTAAGGTTGTTAAGAATGCAGAAGCGTTTGCGAAGGAGCAGATCAGAGAGGAAGCTCACCATTTTTGCAGATTGGACAGTGCACTAGCCTCTACCGAGATCAATCTTCGGAGATCAGAAACCGGATTCGACCAGCCCAAGGAGATCGAGCTCagttagagagagagagagagaaacagaGAGAGAAATGTGTTTATTTGTAATGTAAGAAAGCACGGTGTAAATACCATGA
This DNA window, taken from Vigna radiata var. radiata cultivar VC1973A chromosome 5, Vradiata_ver6, whole genome shotgun sequence, encodes the following:
- the LOC106761978 gene encoding coatomer subunit beta'-2 is translated as MPLRLEIKRKLAQRSERVKCVDLHPTEPWILASLYSGTVCIWNYQSQTMAKSFEVTELPVRSAKFIARRQWVVAGADDMFIRVYNYNTMDKVKVFEAHTDYIRCVAVHPTLPYVLSSSDDMLIKLWDWEKGWVCTQIFEGHSHYVMQVTFNPKDTNTFASASLDRTIKIWNLGSPDPNFTLDAHQKGVNCVDYFTGGDKPYLITGSDDHTAKVWDYQTKGCVQTLEGHTHNVSAVCFHPELPIIITGSEDGTVRIWHSTTYRLENTLNYGLERVWAIGYLKGSRRVVIGYDEGTIMVKLGREVPVASMDNSGKIIWAKHNEIQTVNIKSVGADVEIADGERLPLAVKELGTCDLYPQNLKHNPNGRFVVVCGDGEYIIYTALAWRNRSFGSALEFVWSFEGEYAVRESTSKIKIFSKNFQEKRSVRPTFSAERIFGGALLAMCSNDFICFYDWAECRLIYRIDVNVKNLYWADSGDLVTIASDTSFYILKYNRDVVMSHLDSGKPVDEEGVEDAFELLHEMNERVRTGIWVGDCFIYNNSSWRLNYCVGGEVTTMFHLDRPMYLLGYLANQSRVYLIDKEFNVMGYTLLLSLIEYKTLVMRGDLERANEILPSIPKEHHNSVAHFLESRGMIEDALEVATDPDYRFDLAIRLGKLDVAKSIAIELQSESKWKQLGELAMSTGKLEMAEECLQHAMDLSGLLLLYSSLGDAEGISKLASLAKEQGKNNVAFLCLFMLGKLEDCLQLLVESNRIPEAALMARSYLPSKASEIVAIWRKDLNKVNPKAAESLADPEEYPNLFEDWQIALGVESKAAETRNVYPPADQYLNHADKSHITLVEAFRNMQIEEEEHLENGLTEQNGDEHYTEEQNGEEGSQEEAVVVDADSTDGAVLVNGNEAEEDWVLAPHH